The following nucleotide sequence is from Roseivirga sp. BDSF3-8.
GCAACTGGCTCTGGTGGAACATGCTAGCCGGAGGTATGCTCACCGTGTTTTTCTTTGCAAGATACTGGCGACGTGCCGAGATCCTTACCGATGTAGAGCTCATCGAACTCAGGTATTCCGGCAAGCCTGCTGCCTTTCTTCGCGGCTTCAAAGCCATATACCTTGGCCTGTTCATGAACTCCCTCATTATCGGGTGGGTAAACCTCGCCCTTATGTCCTTGCTTCAGGTATTTTTCGATATTCCCGAAGACATGCTTATCTGGTACATCGCCGGAGCCATGATACTCGTCACTCTTTACAGCAGCCTTTCCGGACTGCTCGGGGTAGCCTTTACCGACCTTATCCAGTTCACCATCGCCATGGCTGGCTGTATTATCCTTGCCGTACTGGTCATTAACAGCGAAGATATCGGAGGCATCGAGGGTTTAAAAACAGCCCTGCCCGATGGCACTCTCAACCTCTTCCCGACCATCGGAAGCGAGGAAAGCTCAGGTACAGTCCTGGCGCTCAGTCTCGGTAGTTTTCTCACCTTTGTGGGTCTGCAATGGTGGGCAAGCTGGTACCCCGGCAGCGAACCTGGCGGCGGGGGCTACATAGCTCAGCGGATGATGAGCGCCAAAAATGAAAAGCACGCCGTATACGCCACCCTTTTCTTCCAGATAGCCCACTACTGCCTTCGCCCGTGGCCCTGGATACTGGTAGGCCTCAGCGCCATAGTACTATATCCTGAGCTACCTGCTGCAGATAAAAAATTAGGATTTGTAATGGCCATGCGGGATTTCCTCCCTCCTGGCCTACGCGGATTGTTGCTTGTAGCCTTTTTTGCCGCCTATATGAGTACAATATCCACACAGCTAAACTGGGGTACCAGTTACCTTGTGAATGACATCGTCAAGCGGTTTACCAAGGCGGGCAATAAGCAGCTTCTACTTGCCTCACGTATAGGCACCATTCTCGTTATGGCTGTGGCGCTATTCATCACTTCACACATTGAAACCATAGAAGGCGTATGGAAGCTTTTGCTCGAGGCCGGTGCAGGGCTCGGTCTGGTCCTGATTCTGCGCTGGTTCTGGTGGCGCGTCAATGCCTACAGTGAAATCACCGCTACCATCTTCCCGCTGCTAGCTTATCTGGCAGGCCACTATTGGCTGAATCTCGAGTTTCCCGAAAGCTTTGTATTCATACTGATCACTACCAGCATCGCCTGGCTTGTAGTAACCTTCCTGACCCGCCCCACAGACAGGCAGCACCTAAAGGCATTTTACGAACGGATCAGACCCGACGGCTGGTGGGGACCTTTTCAAGATGCAGACACGAGTAAAAGTAGCTGGGCCAGGCTTCGCAAACTTACCATCTGCTGGCTTAGCGCCATTATTATGGCCTATTCCACCCTCTTTCTCATTGGTAAAGTCATCTTCATGGAATGGACAGAAGCAGCTATTTATCTGCTTACAGCTGTTGTTAGCTTAAGCATACTCCTGATTACCGCAAAACAGGTACGCATATTTGGTGACTAATCAGGGAATTAGCCACTACCCTACTATCTTTGCCACGTTCATTCAGAAAACTGACGCACACTATCGTATGCAGGTACAGGAAAACGTCTCTTTAAAGCCCTACAACTCCTTTGGCATTGAAGCCGATGCCAAATATTTTGCCGAGGTTACTTCCGTAGCCGATCTGCAAAAGCTTCTCAAGGATTCACGGTACCTGGACGCCACCAAGCTAATCCTGGGCGGTGGCAGTAATGTACTGATGACTGGTCACTTTGATGGCATCGTGATAAAAATGAACATCAAAGGCATTGAAGAGATCAGGAAGGATGAAGCTCATACCTGGCTCAGGATTGGCGCCGGGGAAAATTGGCACCAATTTGTACTGAATACCATTGATCGTGGCCTAAGTGGAGTCGAAAACCTATCGCTTATTCCTGGCACTGTCGGTGCCGCCCCTATGCAAAATATTGGCGCCTATGGCGTGGAGCTTTGCGAAGTCTTCGAAAAGCTTGAAGCCGTGGAAATATCATCAGGCAAAGTGGAGCATTTCGATCATGATACCTGCCACTTCGGATACCGTGAAAGCATTTTCAAGAAAGAACTCAAGGGGCGTCACATCATCACTCATGTCACCCTCAGGTTGAATAATCAGCCTTCTTTCAACACCTCTTACGGAGCCATCAAGCAGGTGCTGGAAGAACGAAACATTACCGAATTATCCACCCGTGCTATCAGTGACGCTGTCATCCATATAAGGCAAAGTAAACTACCCGACCCACGCGTAATCGGAAATGCCGGCAGCTTTTTCAAAAATCCGGTTATCTCCATTGAAGAGTTTAATAGACTTCAGGCGGCTTTCCCGGAGGTTCCCCACTACCCCCAATCTGACGGCACCATTAAAGTACCGGCAGGATGGCTCATTGAGCAGGCCGGATGGAAAGGCAAACGAGTAGGTCATACAGGAGTACATGACCGGCAGGCATTGGTATTGGTGAACCATGGCGGCGCGCAAGGTCATGAAGTGGTAGAACTTGCTAAATCCATTCAAGCGTCCGTAAAGGAAAAATTCGGGATTGGGATCCGCCCTGAAGTCAACATCATTTGAGGTAGCCTAGACCAGTGGCGACACGTTCTCCAGGCTACCTCTATATTGTTCCACCTCCACACCAAACCTTTCTAAAAAATCCACCCCTTCTTCCTGCGTAATACCTTTATAGGCTGCATAAGACTTAAGGAAGATAACGCGGATAATCCCCATACTGTAAATGATACGGGCGCAAGCCAGGCAGGGAGCCAGGGTCACATACAAGGTAGACCCCTCCACGGAAGCATTGTTTTTCACTGCATAGAGTATCGCATTCTGCTCTGCATGTATAGCCAGAGAGCAACTTCCCTTACGGTCCAGGGCACAGCCCTCATCCGGCCATTCCACATCGCAGTTGTGCGTACCTGAAGGCGGACCATTGTATCCAATACTAATAATTCTCGTGTCTTTTGTGAGCACTGCTCCCACATGCCGGCGCACACAATGTGAGCGCTTGGCAAGGTTTACAGCCAGCTCCATAAAAATGTCATCAAAATCAGGCTTCTCCATCCCTCTTCACTATGTTTGGCACGATATTCGAAATCGAAAATAGAAAAGAATACCTATATTTACTGCCTTTAGCGCAAAAGTAATTTTAAATACCATTGCCATGCTACGTCGCATATTTTTACTTGCAATTTGCTGCATCGGATTAGGCCTTGCTCCCACTATGGCGCAGGATTCACTTACTCCCGAACCCAGCCCACTCGAGGTTGTGTCTGTTAAGCTCAACGACCTGTATATGAAAGTTGTCTATAGCAGACCCCATATGAGAGGTCGCGACATATTCGGCGGTCTCGTACCCTATGGCGAGGTGTGGCGTACCGGAGCCAATGAGGCTACAGAGATTACTCTTACCGAAGATGTCATTTTCGGAGGAAAAGAGCTCCCCGCAGGAACCTACGCAATATTTACCATTCCAAATGAAGATAGCTGGACTGTCATAGTCAATACCGATCTCGGACAGTGGGGCGCATTTAAATATAATGAAGAGTTGAACCTCTTCACCTTTGAGGTACCCGTAGAAAAAACCGATGTGGCTTATGAGCCCTTCACCATCACCTTCGACCTCAATAAAGATAGTGTGTCCATGAACATGATCTGGGACCGAACTAAAGTTACTATTCCTATTGAGCCTCAGTAAGCCCGGCGAATCGTAGAAACAAAAGATAAGGCGCTCCTCACGGAACGCCTTTATTTTTTATATTGCATTTGGGAATAAACAGTAAAGCCATGGCCACCGAAAAGCGATTTACAAGTCTAAAGGAATTTTACCCTTTTTACCTCTCAGAGCACCAAGACCCTACCTGCCGCACCCTTCACTTTATCGGCACTTCCCTCCTCTTCGGCATACTTATATGGGCTCTGGCCACGCAAACATGGTGGGGATTACTGTTGATACCCCTTGTAGGCTATGGCTTTGCCTGGGTTGGTCATTTCTTTTTTGAAAAAAATAAGCCAGCCACCTTTCAGTATCCAGCCTATAGCCTGGCATCGGATTTCATCATGTTCAAAGACCTCCTTACCGGCCGTGAGTCATTTAACCCCCGCAAAGAAGACAAGAAAACTCACCCTTCATAGTATATACGATAAACTGCGTTTGCCTTATCGTCAGACAATAAAAATGAGCCGTCAGGCATTTCTAACAGGTCTACCGGTCTGCCCCAGGCTTCCTGTTCTGCATCGTTAAGCCAGCCTTCGGCAAACACCTTATATCCTGATGCTTCTGAATTGTCCACTACAGGCACCATCGTTACACGGTAACCTATCTTTTCAGACCGGTTCCAGCTCCCGTGTTCAGCTATGAAAATATTCCGGCGATACTGTTCCGGAAACTTATTACCCCGGTAAAACTTCATACCTAGTGGCGCCACATGCGGCCCTAAGTTTTGTGCAGGAGCTGTAAAACGGCTACAGTCATACTTACTGCCAAATTCCGGATCACTGATCGTGCCTCCGTGGCAGTATGGATAGCCAAAATGCATGCCTTTCTCAGGTGCCCTGTTTAACTCACAGGGCGGCATGTTATCTCCCAGCATATCGCGCCCATTGTCTGTAAACCACAGCTCATTAGTCTGCGGGTTCCAGTCAAACCCAACAGAGTTTCTCACGCCATGGACGAAAATTTCCATATCCGTGCCATCAGGATTCATTCTCGTAATGGATGCGTAAATAGAGTCACTTTCACAAATATTGCAGGGTGCACCTACAGGCACATACAGTTTGCCATCCGGACCAAATGCAATATACTTCCATCCATGATGTGTGTCGGAAGGATACTCATCATAGATTACTTCTGGCTCTCCAGGCGTCTCCAGGTTATTCTCTATGTCACTCAGCTTTAATATCCTGCTAATTTCCGCTATATAGAGATCTCCCTCCCTGAAAGCAACTCCATTAGGAGTATTCAGGCCACTGGCCACTACCCACATCTTATCTGCTACCATATCACCGTCCGTATCACGCAGCGCGCGTACCTCATCATGTTTGCGACTGGACACGAAGATTGTTCCGTTTTTTCCCATAGCAAGAGAGCGCGCATTTTCTACTCCGGTAGCATAATGAGCTATTTTAAAGCCTTCTGGCAAAATGATCGTTTCGAGTGGAAGCGAATCAATGACAATATCCTGACCACCGGCGTTCATATCACCATTATCCTGCTCCTTTACCTGATCATCATCAGTAACAGCTCCGGACTCTTCTGAACCGGAATCACAGGCAGAAAAAAAACAAAGCACGGCCAGTATGAGTAAATTTCTGAATGTAGGCATAGTTAGAGTTTCAGTTTCAAACTACACAATTATACGCAATGAAGATTGTTTATGATAGCCCCGTTTCATACTGTCATTCTAGCAACGTAACTTTGCTCTATGCTTTCTATAAATAACCTGTCATACTACATCGGCGACCGACCTCTGTACGAAGAGGCTAACCTTCACATCAAACCTAAAGATAAGATAGGCCTTATTGGCTTGAATGGTACAGGAAAAAGTACCCTGCTAAGACTGATAACAGGTGAGTACACACCTGACGGAGGTGAAATCAGCTATGGGAATGACTGTAGCATCGGTTTTCTTAATCAGGACTTACTTAGCTATCAATCTTCAGAGTCTATACTAAGCGTGGCCATGGGTGCCTTTGCCGAGGCATTATATGTTCAGGAAAAAATTAATGAAACGCTGAAGGAAATGGAAACCAACTACAGGGATGAGTTGGTAGACAAGCTGGCAAAACTTCAGGAAAAGTTTGAGGCCATGGAGGGCTACACCCTGCAGTCCCGGGCCGAAGAAATACTGGAAGGCATTGGTTTTCGTACGGAAGACCTTGAAAGGCCCCTGCAGGAGTTCAGTGGCGGTTGGCGCATGCGAGTGATGCTGGCAAAGTTACTTTTGGAAAAGCCCAGCCTGCTCATGCTTGATGAGCCTACCAACCACCTTGATCTTCCTTCTATCCAATGGGTGGAAAACTACCTGCGCAACTACGAAGGCGCCATTATCGTCGTGTCCCACGACCGCCAGTTCCTGGATAATACCATCACCTCCATAGTAGAAGTATCCCAGCAGCAGTTGAACCAGTACTCTGGCAACTACACGTTCTTCGTAGAAGAGAAGGCTATGCGGGATGAAATTCAGCAGAATGCCTTTGAAAATCAACAGCAAAAGATCAAGCAAACCGAACGGTTTATCGAGCGCTTCCGTAGTAAAGCCACTAAAGCACGCCAGGTACAATCCCGCGTTAAGGCCCTGGAAAAAATGGATCGGGTAGAAGAAGTTACAGACACTAATGTCGCTATAAACTTCGATTTCCGCTTCAATCAGCAATCGGGTAAGCAAGTAATGGAGCTGGAAGATATCAGCAAAGGCTATGGCGACTTGGAGTTACTGGAAAGTACAGATGCCCGTATTATGCGTGGAGATAAGATTGCGCTGATTGGTGCCAATGGTAAGGGTAAATCTACCCTGCTACGCATTATCTTCGGAATGGAAAAGCATGCAGGCTTACGTAAGGAAGGATATAATGTGATAACAGCCTTTTTTGCGCAGCACCAACTGGAAAGTCTGAATATTGATAACGAAATCATTGAAGAGCTAAAACAAGCCGGCAGCGGTAAGACAGAACAGGAACTTAGGGCTGTACTGGGCTGCTTCCTCTTCTCTGATGAAGAAGTACACAAAAAGATCAAGGTTTTATCAGGAGGAGAAAAGTCAAGGGTAGCTCTGGCAAAGACCATCATATCGGAAGCTAACTTCCTGATGCTTGATGAACCGACAAACCACCTGGATATGATCTCTGAGAATATCCTGATCCAGGCGTTGCAGCAATATCAAGGCACCTATGTAGTCGTATCACACAATCGCCACTTCATAAATGAGGTAGCCAATAAGATTTGGTATATAGAGGATAAGGAGATCAAAGAATACCCTGGCACTTATAAGGAATACTTGTACTGGCGCTCGCAGGTAGCCCCTCCCCCGGCTGAAGAAAAAAAAGAAAAGCCTAAAAAGGAGGAAAAACCTAGTCGAAACCAGGCTCAGCAGGAAGAATATAAAGAGCTTCAACGTTCGCTCAAGAAGCTTCAGAAGTCAATGGAAGAGCATGAGCAGCAGATAGCCAAGCTGGAAAAGGAGAAGAAGGAACTGGAAGAGAAAATGGCCAAACCAGACATTTATGGTGATCCCGACAAGCTTCTTGAAGTAAACGAGAAGTATGACGGAGTAAAAAAACTGATGGAAGAGCAGACAGAAAAGTGGGAATCTGTGGCCATGGAAATCGACGAAATGGAAGAAAAACTTAGCTAGAGACATAAAAAAAGCCGGAATTCATTTCCGGCTTAAGTAGTAGCATTCTCCTCATAATCAATTTACGGACATTAGCCTCGTAAAGAGTATCTTAAACAAGCTTATTGTTTTCATCTAAAAAAATCCGGTGGAGCCGTTTGCCCCACAGGATTTTTGCAGTCCAAAATAGCTAAACGCTCGCAATCCGTTCCGAAAGATTGCTACCCCTCAGACACAGCCTTTTGTTAAAAGGTTGGAATGAGCAGAATTTTTTTTCATCTAATATGATATTTAATTCCTGTTGAGATAAGGAAGCTGCTAGGCTTACTATCAAATAAAGCACCTTCCTCCGCCAGGTTATCCAGTGAATGTTGGTACATAGGGCCCGCAGAAATGCTGAAATCCGGCGTAATCCGATACAATAACTCCCCGCTAAGCACCCCATTGATCGTCATGCTTTTAAAGGG
It contains:
- a CDS encoding sodium:solute symporter family protein, translated to MVLTFWDGVIIVTFLVISLIIGLYFSKRASKDISEFFLGGRNLPWWIAGTSMVATTFAADTPLAVTELVATDGVAGNWLWWNMLAGGMLTVFFFARYWRRAEILTDVELIELRYSGKPAAFLRGFKAIYLGLFMNSLIIGWVNLALMSLLQVFFDIPEDMLIWYIAGAMILVTLYSSLSGLLGVAFTDLIQFTIAMAGCIILAVLVINSEDIGGIEGLKTALPDGTLNLFPTIGSEESSGTVLALSLGSFLTFVGLQWWASWYPGSEPGGGGYIAQRMMSAKNEKHAVYATLFFQIAHYCLRPWPWILVGLSAIVLYPELPAADKKLGFVMAMRDFLPPGLRGLLLVAFFAAYMSTISTQLNWGTSYLVNDIVKRFTKAGNKQLLLASRIGTILVMAVALFITSHIETIEGVWKLLLEAGAGLGLVLILRWFWWRVNAYSEITATIFPLLAYLAGHYWLNLEFPESFVFILITTSIAWLVVTFLTRPTDRQHLKAFYERIRPDGWWGPFQDADTSKSSWARLRKLTICWLSAIIMAYSTLFLIGKVIFMEWTEAAIYLLTAVVSLSILLITAKQVRIFGD
- the murB gene encoding UDP-N-acetylmuramate dehydrogenase produces the protein MTNQGISHYPTIFATFIQKTDAHYRMQVQENVSLKPYNSFGIEADAKYFAEVTSVADLQKLLKDSRYLDATKLILGGGSNVLMTGHFDGIVIKMNIKGIEEIRKDEAHTWLRIGAGENWHQFVLNTIDRGLSGVENLSLIPGTVGAAPMQNIGAYGVELCEVFEKLEAVEISSGKVEHFDHDTCHFGYRESIFKKELKGRHIITHVTLRLNNQPSFNTSYGAIKQVLEERNITELSTRAISDAVIHIRQSKLPDPRVIGNAGSFFKNPVISIEEFNRLQAAFPEVPHYPQSDGTIKVPAGWLIEQAGWKGKRVGHTGVHDRQALVLVNHGGAQGHEVVELAKSIQASVKEKFGIGIRPEVNII
- a CDS encoding cytidine/deoxycytidylate deaminase family protein encodes the protein MEKPDFDDIFMELAVNLAKRSHCVRRHVGAVLTKDTRIISIGYNGPPSGTHNCDVEWPDEGCALDRKGSCSLAIHAEQNAILYAVKNNASVEGSTLYVTLAPCLACARIIYSMGIIRVIFLKSYAAYKGITQEEGVDFLERFGVEVEQYRGSLENVSPLV
- a CDS encoding DUF2911 domain-containing protein → MLRRIFLLAICCIGLGLAPTMAQDSLTPEPSPLEVVSVKLNDLYMKVVYSRPHMRGRDIFGGLVPYGEVWRTGANEATEITLTEDVIFGGKELPAGTYAIFTIPNEDSWTVIVNTDLGQWGAFKYNEELNLFTFEVPVEKTDVAYEPFTITFDLNKDSVSMNMIWDRTKVTIPIEPQ
- a CDS encoding Mpo1-like protein; its protein translation is MGINSKAMATEKRFTSLKEFYPFYLSEHQDPTCRTLHFIGTSLLFGILIWALATQTWWGLLLIPLVGYGFAWVGHFFFEKNKPATFQYPAYSLASDFIMFKDLLTGRESFNPRKEDKKTHPS
- a CDS encoding sorbosone dehydrogenase family protein; protein product: MPTFRNLLILAVLCFFSACDSGSEESGAVTDDDQVKEQDNGDMNAGGQDIVIDSLPLETIILPEGFKIAHYATGVENARSLAMGKNGTIFVSSRKHDEVRALRDTDGDMVADKMWVVASGLNTPNGVAFREGDLYIAEISRILKLSDIENNLETPGEPEVIYDEYPSDTHHGWKYIAFGPDGKLYVPVGAPCNICESDSIYASITRMNPDGTDMEIFVHGVRNSVGFDWNPQTNELWFTDNGRDMLGDNMPPCELNRAPEKGMHFGYPYCHGGTISDPEFGSKYDCSRFTAPAQNLGPHVAPLGMKFYRGNKFPEQYRRNIFIAEHGSWNRSEKIGYRVTMVPVVDNSEASGYKVFAEGWLNDAEQEAWGRPVDLLEMPDGSFLLSDDKANAVYRIYYEG
- a CDS encoding ABC-F family ATP-binding cassette domain-containing protein; the encoded protein is MLSINNLSYYIGDRPLYEEANLHIKPKDKIGLIGLNGTGKSTLLRLITGEYTPDGGEISYGNDCSIGFLNQDLLSYQSSESILSVAMGAFAEALYVQEKINETLKEMETNYRDELVDKLAKLQEKFEAMEGYTLQSRAEEILEGIGFRTEDLERPLQEFSGGWRMRVMLAKLLLEKPSLLMLDEPTNHLDLPSIQWVENYLRNYEGAIIVVSHDRQFLDNTITSIVEVSQQQLNQYSGNYTFFVEEKAMRDEIQQNAFENQQQKIKQTERFIERFRSKATKARQVQSRVKALEKMDRVEEVTDTNVAINFDFRFNQQSGKQVMELEDISKGYGDLELLESTDARIMRGDKIALIGANGKGKSTLLRIIFGMEKHAGLRKEGYNVITAFFAQHQLESLNIDNEIIEELKQAGSGKTEQELRAVLGCFLFSDEEVHKKIKVLSGGEKSRVALAKTIISEANFLMLDEPTNHLDMISENILIQALQQYQGTYVVVSHNRHFINEVANKIWYIEDKEIKEYPGTYKEYLYWRSQVAPPPAEEKKEKPKKEEKPSRNQAQQEEYKELQRSLKKLQKSMEEHEQQIAKLEKEKKELEEKMAKPDIYGDPDKLLEVNEKYDGVKKLMEEQTEKWESVAMEIDEMEEKLS